From Juglans regia cultivar Chandler chromosome 6, Walnut 2.0, whole genome shotgun sequence, the proteins below share one genomic window:
- the LOC108981331 gene encoding uncharacterized protein LOC108981331 — protein MVELIPIRLQKTWEIWNVRGVILFSLSLQIVLFLGAPMRKRTGNRLYILIIWASYFLADWAASFTIGLITSSRNSSKIIERSDLLAFWAPFLLLHLGGPDTITAFALEDNELWLRHFLTLIFQVVASFYVFLETLPNNKLWLPTSLIFLAGVIKYSERTRSLYRASWGTFRESMLTDPDPGPEYAKLMDAFSSKKRARLPTKMSQTVDAVIRESKSAFYSSPGPRDQEKGLDDFEVVKYGYHFFKIFKGLIVDLISHNDRNESREFFHERTPEDALEVLEVELNFIYEVLYTKFVVIHDIIGYLLRSVSSLSVLASLGVFFFVDCKHGLDKFDIRVTYTLLLGALILEAIALFKLIFSDWTTAFLDKRNTNPIVQAVRAIFKKYLRIRRSRWSPPLKDDGLPGTESIRTTPVLLRRWSESVAGFNLITYCLKQLPKKSNEENADQCLLGIFKKTTHHLLHHIRKYCRKEVIDRLGAKDFLDEWRYASKNHFTISLWVFIFKELREKSEKAVTVENIQKISSARGAYVLEENKMKHGGEEVLFETLKKDYIENVTYDESLLLWHIATEICYHGSEVDHDSKAVDYKFISKLVSDYMLYLLVMKPTMMASVAGIGQIRYRDTCAEAKRFFSNKGLGPNNKEKEACENLIGVNTDVKPVHVKGDRSKSVLFDACMLAKELQKLGEKKWEVISKVWVEMLSYASNHCRPDAHSQQVSRGGQLINLVWLLMAHFALVEQFVFTAGFGPAKLIVEK, from the coding sequence ATGGTCGAGCTCATTCCGATCAGGCTGCAGAAGACATGGGAGATATGGAATGTCAGGGGAGTCATTCTCTTCAGCCTTTCACTACAAATCGTACTGTTTTTGGGTGCTCCCATGAGAAAACGCACAGGAAATAGGCTCTACATCCTGATCATATGGGCATCATACTTTCTAGCCGACTGGGCAGCTAGTTTCACTATCGGGCTCATCACCAGCAGCAGGAACTCATCTAAGATTATTGAAAGGAGTGACCTTCTTGCATTTTGGGCTCCGTTCTTGTTGTTACATCTTGGTGGGCCGGACACCATAACTGCTTTTGCCCTGGAGGATAATGAGCTCTGGCTTAGGCACTTCCTCACCCTGATATTCCAGGTCGTCGCCTCGTTTTATGTCTTCCTGGAAACACTACCAAACAATAAGCTATGGCTCCCGACTTCCCTCATTTTCCTGGCAGGAGTCATCAAATACAGTGAACGGACACGTTCTTTATATCGTGCAAGCTGGGGTACATTCCGAGAATCCATGCTTACAGATCCAGATCCTGGACCAGAGTACGCGAAGCTCATGGATGCATTCTCTTCAAAGAAACGAGCCAGACTTCCTACAAAAATGTCACAAACAGTAGATGCTGTTATTAGAGAATCCAAGTCCGCCTTCTATTCTTCTCCAGGGCCGAGAGATCAGGAGAAGGGATTAGATGACTTTGAGGTGGTGAAATATGGTTACCACTTCTTCAAAATCTTCAAGGGGCTCATTGTTGATCTCATTAGCCACAATGATCGAAATGAGAGCAGAGAATTTTTTCATGAGAGAACTCCTGAAGACGCGCTTGAAGTGTTGGAGGTTGAACTCAACTTCATCTACGAAGTCCTCTATACCAAGTTCGTTGTGATACATGATATAATAGGATACCTTTTGCGCTCTGTAAGCTCGCTTTCGGTTTTGGCGTCCCTTGGGGTCTTCTTTTTTGTAGACTGCAAGCATGGTTTAGATAAGTTTGATATTCGAGTTACCTACACCCTGCTGCTCGGTGCCTTGATCCTGGAGGCAATAGCACTCTTCAAGCTCATTTTCTCTGATTGGACAACAGCTTTTCTCGACAAGAGGAATACAAATCCAATAGTCCAGGCCGTCCGGGCcatcttcaaaaaatatctcaGAATTAGAAGGTCAAGGTGGTCTCCGCCACTCAAGGATGATGGGCTGCCTGGTACCGAGTCAATAAGGACTACACCAGTATTACTTCGCAGGTGGTCTGAATCCGTGGCAGGATTTAATTTGATAACATACTGCCTCAAACAACTTCCGAAAAAATCCAATGAAGAAAATGCAGATCAGTGCCTCCTTGGCATTTTTAAGAAGACTACTCATCATTTGTTGCATCATATACGCAAATACTGTCGCAAAGAGGTTATTGATCGATTGGGTGCTAAGGATTTTCTAGATGAGTGGAGATATGCATCCAAAAACCACTTCACGATAAGTCTATGGGTATTTATCTTTAAAGAACTGCGGGAGAAATCTGAAAAAGCAGTTACAGTAGAAAATATCCAGAAGATAAGTTCAGCTAGAGGTGCTTACGTTCtcgaagaaaacaaaatgaagcACGGAGGGGAAGAAGTACTTTTTGAAACacttaaaaaagattatattgaAAATGTTACCTATGATGAGAGCCTTCTGCTTTGGCACATTGCTACTGAAATCTGCTATCATGGAAGTGAAGTCGATCACGATTCAAAAGCTGTTGATTATAAATTCATCAGTAAGCTCGTTTCAGATTACATGCTATATCTTTTAGTGATGAAACCTACTATGATGGCTTCTGTGGCAGGTATTGGGCAAATTAGATATAGAGATACATGTGCTGAGGCTAAAAGATTCTTTAGCAACAAGGGACTAGGACCAAACAATAAGGAAAAGGAGGCTTGTGAAAACCTTATTGGTGTGAATACAGATGTTAAACCTGTTCATGTGAAGGGAGATCGAAGCAAATCTGTATTgtttgatgcatgcatgctggcgAAAGAGCTGCAAAAATTGGGGGAGAAGAAATGGGAGGTAATCAGCAAAGTGTGGGTGGAGATGTTGTCATACGCGTCAAATCATTGCCGACCAGATGCTCATTCTCAGCAAGTAAGTAGAGGTGGACAGCTTATCAAtcttgtttggttgctgatgGCTCATTTTGCCCTGGTTGAGCAGTTCGTATTCACTGCCGGTTTTGGCCCTGCAAAATTGATTGTGGAAAAGTAG